The Aequorivita sublithincola DSM 14238 genome window below encodes:
- a CDS encoding glycosyltransferase has protein sequence MNFQIVIPAHNEEAFIGGTLQSLVDQTLLPQKVVVVNDASTDGTQKVIDQFSEKYNFVEGVFHNSEALHAPGSKVINAFYKGFETIDQDFEIICKFDADLIFPKNYLEKIATAFRRNPSVGMVGGFCYIEKNGEWILENLTNKDHIRGALKAYRKECFEQIKGLRNTMGWDTVDELLAQYNGWEIKTDTSLHVKHLKPTGKVYTKAARFKQGEAFYKMRYGFWLTFIASTKLASKKSNFQFFVDSMKGYSKAKKEKLEFIVSEEEGHFIRNLRWQNIHKKLGIR, from the coding sequence ATGAATTTTCAAATAGTAATACCGGCGCATAACGAAGAAGCATTCATTGGCGGTACGCTCCAATCTCTAGTTGATCAAACTCTACTTCCCCAAAAAGTTGTGGTTGTAAATGATGCTTCCACAGACGGCACCCAAAAGGTAATAGATCAATTTTCAGAAAAATATAATTTCGTTGAAGGCGTTTTTCACAATTCTGAAGCATTACATGCTCCAGGAAGCAAGGTGATCAATGCCTTTTACAAAGGCTTTGAAACTATCGATCAAGATTTTGAAATTATCTGCAAGTTTGATGCAGACTTAATTTTCCCGAAGAATTATCTTGAAAAAATTGCAACTGCTTTCCGAAGAAATCCTTCGGTGGGAATGGTTGGTGGTTTTTGTTATATTGAAAAAAATGGGGAATGGATTTTAGAAAACCTAACCAATAAAGACCATATTCGCGGAGCTTTAAAAGCATACAGAAAAGAATGTTTTGAACAAATAAAAGGTTTGCGAAACACCATGGGTTGGGACACCGTGGACGAACTTTTAGCACAATATAACGGCTGGGAAATAAAAACCGATACTTCGCTGCACGTAAAACATCTTAAACCTACTGGTAAAGTTTACACCAAAGCGGCAAGATTTAAACAGGGCGAAGCTTTCTACAAAATGCGCTATGGGTTTTGGCTCACGTTTATCGCTTCGACTAAACTAGCTTCCAAAAAAAGCAATTTTCAGTTTTTTGTAGATTCAATGAAAGGATATTCCAAGGCTAAAAAAGAAAAACTAGAATTCATCGTTTCAGAAGAAGAAGGACATTTCATCAGAAATCTGCGCTGGCAGAATATTCACAAGAAACTTGGGATTCGTTAA
- a CDS encoding methyltransferase domain-containing protein, translating into MYEGKFPTKRYKHTLQFLNEVISKEDRILDLGVQNPFSEILTKEGFNVTNSNGEDLDLETTIVKTEAFDVVTAFEIFEHLVSPFNVLKDIQAKKLVASIPLKLWFASAYRSKTDKWDRHYHEFEDWQFDWLLEKAGWRIVKSEKFTNPIKKIGIRPILRRITPRYYLVYAERFK; encoded by the coding sequence ATGTATGAAGGCAAATTTCCAACGAAAAGATACAAGCACACGCTACAATTTCTAAACGAAGTTATTTCTAAAGAGGACAGGATTCTCGATTTAGGCGTTCAAAATCCGTTTTCTGAAATACTTACTAAAGAAGGCTTCAACGTTACAAATTCCAATGGCGAAGACCTTGACCTTGAAACCACTATTGTAAAAACAGAAGCATTTGACGTAGTTACCGCTTTTGAAATTTTTGAGCATTTGGTTTCACCCTTCAATGTTTTAAAAGATATTCAGGCAAAAAAATTGGTCGCTTCCATTCCTTTAAAACTTTGGTTTGCTTCAGCATACAGAAGCAAAACTGATAAATGGGATCGTCACTACCACGAGTTTGAAGATTGGCAGTTTGATTGGCTACTAGAAAAAGCAGGTTGGCGAATTGTGAAAAGTGAAAAGTTTACAAATCCAATAAAAAAGATAGGCATTAGACCTATACTTCGAAGAATTACACCAAGATATTATTTGGTTTATGCTGAACGCTTCAAATGA
- a CDS encoding alkaline phosphatase: MKTKLSLLTLLLSFILIATSCVTVQVKDNTVTQTSLEIKKPKNIILLIGDGMGLSQVSTAIYYKDGKPNFERFHTIGLSKTSSSNELVTDSAAGATVFSTGEKTYNGAIAVSKDTIPLPTIVEHLSKRGLATGIVATSSIQHATPASFYAHVKSRRMYEEITEFAPNSGVNFFAGGGLKFFNQRKDGKDLLEEMKTKGYEVITDKLPTTPSEKNELILLAENGMPKMSEGRGDFLPNATKLALEKLSKNEKGFFLMVEGSQIDWGGHDNDADYLIQELLDFDKTLGVALDFAKQNGETLVIVTADHETGGYTLASDGSDYNKIKPSFSTTGHSGTMVPVFAEGPGAILFNGIYESNEIYHKIMELLKR, translated from the coding sequence ATGAAAACTAAGCTTTCCCTCCTCACCCTTCTTTTATCATTTATTTTAATTGCAACTTCCTGCGTTACTGTTCAAGTAAAGGACAATACGGTTACTCAAACTTCTTTAGAAATAAAAAAACCAAAAAATATTATTCTTTTAATCGGTGATGGAATGGGTTTGAGCCAAGTTTCCACCGCTATTTATTACAAAGACGGTAAACCAAATTTTGAACGTTTCCATACCATAGGCTTGAGCAAAACCTCTTCTTCCAATGAATTGGTAACAGATTCTGCTGCAGGCGCCACCGTTTTTTCTACAGGAGAAAAGACTTATAATGGAGCAATTGCGGTAAGTAAGGATACTATCCCGCTCCCAACTATTGTTGAACATTTATCAAAAAGAGGTTTGGCGACGGGAATTGTTGCAACATCTTCAATTCAGCACGCCACTCCTGCTAGTTTTTATGCCCATGTAAAAAGCAGAAGAATGTATGAAGAGATTACCGAGTTTGCGCCAAATTCTGGCGTAAACTTTTTTGCGGGTGGCGGACTTAAATTCTTCAACCAAAGAAAGGACGGGAAAGATTTATTAGAAGAAATGAAAACCAAAGGCTATGAGGTAATTACAGACAAACTTCCAACTACTCCGAGCGAAAAAAACGAATTAATTTTACTCGCAGAAAACGGAATGCCTAAAATGAGCGAAGGTCGTGGTGACTTCCTGCCAAACGCAACAAAACTGGCTTTGGAAAAACTTTCAAAAAACGAAAAAGGATTTTTCTTAATGGTTGAAGGTAGCCAAATAGATTGGGGCGGCCATGACAATGATGCAGACTACTTAATTCAAGAACTATTAGACTTTGACAAAACTTTAGGCGTAGCCTTAGATTTCGCAAAACAAAACGGCGAAACACTTGTGATTGTTACCGCAGACCATGAAACTGGCGGTTATACCTTAGCTTCAGACGGCAGCGATTACAACAAAATAAAACCAAGTTTTTCCACAACCGGACATTCTGGAACAATGGTTCCAGTATTTGCAGAAGGTCCTGGCGCTATACTCTTCAACGGAATTTACGAAAGCAACGAGATTTATCATAAAATCATGGAGCTTTTGAAAAGGTGA
- a CDS encoding MlaE family ABC transporter permease: protein MKYIQDIGSYFLMLKKVFGSFTKTSVLKHLIFKEINDLIISSLGIVAFISFFVGGVVAIQTALNMDNPIIPDSLIGFATRQSVILEFAPTFISIIMAGKVGSFITSSIGSMRVTEQIDALEVMGVNSLNYLVFPKIVALMFYPFLIVLAMFLGILGGWVAGVYGGFTSSSDFIAGVQQDFIPYQIFYSFFKTSVFAFILATVPSWQGFYMKGGSLEVGKASTNSFVWTSVLIIASNFIITQLLLS, encoded by the coding sequence ATGAAGTACATACAAGATATTGGTTCCTATTTTTTGATGCTTAAAAAGGTGTTTGGCAGTTTTACCAAAACATCGGTTTTAAAACATCTCATCTTTAAGGAAATCAACGACCTTATTATTAGTTCTTTAGGCATCGTTGCCTTCATCTCCTTTTTTGTGGGTGGTGTTGTGGCAATTCAAACTGCGCTAAATATGGACAATCCAATCATTCCTGATAGTTTGATAGGTTTTGCAACACGCCAATCCGTTATTCTGGAATTTGCTCCAACATTTATTTCCATCATTATGGCGGGTAAAGTAGGTTCCTTCATTACCTCCAGCATAGGCTCTATGCGGGTTACGGAACAAATTGATGCATTAGAAGTTATGGGAGTAAATTCTCTAAATTATTTAGTATTTCCCAAAATAGTTGCATTAATGTTCTATCCTTTCTTAATAGTTCTCGCAATGTTTCTTGGAATTCTTGGCGGATGGGTAGCTGGTGTTTATGGAGGTTTTACTAGTTCATCAGATTTTATAGCTGGCGTTCAGCAAGATTTTATTCCGTATCAAATTTTTTACTCATTCTTTAAAACTTCTGTTTTTGCTTTTATTCTTGCCACGGTTCCTTCTTGGCAAGGGTTTTATATGAAAGGTGGTTCACTAGAAGTAGGAAAGGCAAGTACAAATTCATTTGTGTGGACTAGTGTACTTATTATAGCATCAAACTTTATAATAACCCAACTCCTATTAAGCTAA
- a CDS encoding 3-oxoacyl-ACP synthase III family protein: MNVKITGIGSYIPSEIAKNEHFGNHHFYNEDGTRFGQENETIIEKFKAITGIAERRYIPKNLSTSDIASFAAENAIKDAGINKEELDYIIVAHNYGDVKHGSVQSDTVPSIATRVKHNLKIQNPKCVGYDVLFGCPGWIEGMIQAYAFIKAGIATKCLVIGAEALSRVVDPHDRDSMIYSDGAGAAIVEATKEAGGILNHFSATYAFDEAHFIFFGESNNLEKKDNRRYIKMYGRKIYEFALNHVPDAMKTCLDKTGIGIDEVKKIFIHQANEKMDEAIVNRFYKLYGKTPPEKIMPMSIDKLGNSSVATVPTLYDLVLNNEMEGHSIEKGDVVIFASVGAGMNINAIVYKI, translated from the coding sequence ATGAATGTCAAAATAACAGGCATAGGAAGTTATATTCCCAGTGAGATTGCGAAAAACGAACATTTTGGCAACCATCATTTCTACAATGAAGACGGGACTCGTTTTGGCCAAGAAAACGAAACCATCATTGAAAAGTTCAAGGCCATTACTGGAATTGCTGAACGACGTTATATTCCTAAAAACTTAAGCACTTCAGACATTGCATCCTTTGCGGCGGAAAATGCCATTAAAGATGCTGGAATAAATAAAGAAGAACTCGATTATATAATTGTTGCACATAATTATGGCGACGTAAAACATGGTTCCGTTCAGAGCGATACCGTTCCCAGCATTGCAACACGCGTAAAGCACAATCTAAAAATCCAAAATCCAAAATGTGTTGGTTATGATGTGCTTTTTGGGTGTCCAGGATGGATTGAAGGAATGATACAAGCCTATGCTTTTATAAAAGCTGGAATTGCCACAAAATGTTTGGTTATAGGTGCCGAAGCTCTCTCTCGCGTAGTAGATCCTCACGATAGGGATTCCATGATTTACAGTGATGGTGCTGGCGCAGCGATAGTTGAAGCTACTAAAGAAGCGGGCGGAATTCTAAATCATTTTAGCGCTACCTATGCTTTTGATGAGGCACATTTCATATTTTTTGGCGAAAGCAACAACCTGGAGAAAAAAGATAATCGTCGTTACATAAAAATGTACGGTAGAAAAATTTACGAATTCGCTTTAAACCACGTGCCGGATGCAATGAAAACGTGCTTGGACAAAACCGGAATTGGTATAGATGAAGTGAAAAAAATCTTTATCCATCAGGCAAACGAAAAAATGGACGAAGCCATCGTAAACCGTTTTTACAAACTTTACGGTAAAACGCCACCTGAAAAAATTATGCCTATGAGCATTGATAAATTGGGCAACAGCAGCGTTGCAACCGTCCCAACTCTTTATGATTTGGTTTTGAATAATGAAATGGAAGGACATTCCATTGAAAAAGGCGATGTTGTTATTTTTGCGAGTGTAGGTGCTGGGATGAACATTAATGCTATTGTTTATAAGATTTAA
- a CDS encoding ABC transporter ATP-binding protein, producing the protein MIKIEDVHKSFGDEEILKGITTEFDKGKTNLIIGRSGSGKSVLLKCLIGLFKPEQGKIFYEDKAIQNMDDDQQRALREEIGMLFQGGALFDSMNIEENVMFPLRMFTKQKKNEMVARVNEVLKRVELENVNKKFPAEISGGMQKRVSIARAIVNKPKYLFCDEPNSGLDPKTATLIDTLIQDITHENNITTIVVTHDMNSVMEIGEKVVLLKNGKLVWQGDNQEIFKTDNEDVTDFVYSSDLFKKIREVQLKEG; encoded by the coding sequence ATGATAAAAATAGAAGACGTACATAAAAGTTTTGGAGATGAAGAAATTCTGAAAGGTATAACTACAGAGTTTGATAAAGGAAAAACAAACCTTATTATAGGTAGAAGCGGAAGCGGAAAAAGTGTTTTACTAAAATGCCTTATTGGACTTTTTAAGCCAGAACAAGGCAAAATTTTTTACGAAGATAAAGCCATACAAAATATGGACGACGATCAACAACGTGCACTTCGCGAAGAAATAGGAATGCTTTTTCAAGGTGGTGCGCTGTTTGATTCTATGAATATTGAAGAAAATGTAATGTTTCCACTTCGAATGTTCACTAAACAGAAAAAAAATGAAATGGTGGCTCGTGTAAATGAGGTTCTAAAACGGGTAGAGCTTGAAAATGTTAACAAAAAATTTCCAGCGGAAATTTCTGGTGGAATGCAAAAACGGGTTTCAATTGCCCGTGCAATAGTTAACAAGCCTAAATATCTTTTTTGTGATGAGCCTAACTCAGGTCTAGATCCAAAAACGGCTACTTTGATAGATACCCTAATTCAAGATATTACGCACGAAAACAATATCACTACCATCGTTGTTACCCACGATATGAACTCGGTTATGGAAATTGGTGAAAAAGTGGTTTTACTAAAAAATGGTAAATTAGTTTGGCAAGGCGATAATCAGGAAATATTCAAAACTGATAATGAAGATGTTACTGATTTTGTTTACTCCTCAGATTTATTCAAAAAAATTCGTGAAGTTCAGTTGAAAGAAGGGTAA